From a single Drosophila gunungcola strain Sukarami chromosome 2L unlocalized genomic scaffold, Dgunungcola_SK_2 000008F, whole genome shotgun sequence genomic region:
- the LOC128253402 gene encoding uncharacterized protein LOC128253402: MDDVRTLRYDIQWDVFEGMLIVDINSKYYDMVIEFMWSQSFLKSLVYESLGLFDLPDMKETYSRYVRHILRNECSVMMISEDETQIKAVGLLEWMTEEWHSWVFFPSSMPRNLFQQIIIMKKELIDATKANLGISTYDSLVVHEIAFPDELYFNRDFLMTIFDVFGYVAQHMHMPRVSFIALSSVDQEAASLIEYDEIGRTIYSIYKVGNTRPFDILRELDEMYALLFELPVSPLLKYGDMSGFEEFHEALEAKLAKEEAERRHDDDL; this comes from the exons ATGGACGATGTGCGGACCTTGCGGTACGACATCCAGTGGGATGTTTTCGAGGGGATGCTAATCGTTGACATAAACTCAAA GTACTACGACATGGTGATTGAGTTTATGTGGTCgcaatcatttttaaaaagcctGGTCTACGAGAGTCTCGGTCTGTTCGATCTGCCGGACATGAAGGAGACATATTCTAG GTATGTGCGCCACATCCTGCGAAACGAGTGTTCGGTGATGATGATTAGCGAGGACGAAACCCAGATAAAGGCAGTGGGCCTGCTCGAATGGATGACCGAGGAATGGCACTCCTG GGTGTTCTTCCCCTCGTCGATGCCCAGGAACCTGTTCCAGCAGATCATAATAATGAAGAAGGAGCTCATCGATGCGACCAAGGCGAACCTGGGCATCTCCACCTACGACTCGCTGGTCGTGCACGAGATTGCCTTTCCGGACGAGCTGTACTTCAACAGGGACTTCCTGATGACCATCTTCGATGTGTTCGGCTACGTGGCCCAGCACATGCACATGCCCCGCGTGAGTTTCATCGCCCTCAGCTCCGTGGACCAGGAGGCCGCCAGCCTGATCGAGTACGACGAGATCGGACGGACCATCTACTCCATCTACAAGGTGGGCAACACCCGGCCCTTCGACATCCTGCGCGAGCTGGACGAGATGTACGCGCTGCTCTTCGAGCTGCCCGTCAGCCCGCTGCTGAAGTACGGCGACATGTCCGGCTTCGAGGAGTTCCACGAGGCCCTGGAGGCAAAGTTGGCCAAGGAGGAGGCCGAAAGGCGGCACGACGACGACTTGTGA
- the LOC128253399 gene encoding D-aspartate oxidase has product MPNIAVIGAGVNGVASAIKILEHYVSEGKRPTRVTIISEDFTPNTTGDGSAGLWGPYLLGGTAQSKVYKWSKSMHQFLEEIWLSEDAGEAGVCLLPCIRLSTSTVDTVEDFWRDIVYGAQDLSEEQLAAYNRGRSVKFTSGLSFVTYTSEPVKLLPYLMKRFARSGGAVVRSRITDLEAFIADSEYDVVVNCSGLGSRTLLNDDHMYAVRGQVSRVKANWIFSAVLDESDDGNYIIPNTESVVLGGTHQERDYNTQVCQQDKRLIVGGCRRFVPGLAHTDTLFDWVGLRPGRTQLRLEAERRGRKLLIHNYGHGGSGVTLCWGCADDVLEILLASQNCSKL; this is encoded by the exons ATGCCGAACATCGCAGTTATCGGGGCCGGGGTGAACGGCGTCGCCAGTGCCATCAAGATACTGGAGCACTACGTAAGCGAGGGGAAGAGGCCGACCAGGGTGACCATTATTTCGGAGGACTTCACGCCCAACACAACGGGAGATGGGTCAGCGGGACTCTGGGGACCCTACCTGCTGGGCGGCACTGCGCAGTCGAAGGTCTA CAAGTGGTCGAAGAGTATGCACCAGTTTCTGGAGGAGATCTGGCTGAGTGAGGACGCCGGAGAGGCTGGGGTCTGCCTGCTGCCCTGCATTCGTCTGAGCACCTCCACGGTGGACACCGTCGAAGACTTCTGGCGCGACATTGTCTATGGAGCTCAGGATCTGTCCGAGGAACAGCTGGCTGCCTACAATCGAGGACGCAGCGTAAAGTTCAC GTCAGGATTGTCCTTCGTTACCTACACCTCGGAGCCCGTTAAGCTGCTCCCGTACTTGATGAAGCGGTTCGCCCGCAGCGGCGGTGCAGTCGTCCGTAGTAGGATTACCGACCTGGAGGCTTTCATCGCCGACTCCGAGTACGATGTGGTGGTCAACTGCTCCGGCTTGGGCTCCCGCACTCTCCTGAACGACGACCACATGTACGCAGTGCGCGGGCAGGTGTCCCGCGTGAAGGCAAACTGGATTTTCTCGGCCGTTTTGGACGAGAGCGACGATGGAAACTACATCATTCCGAA CACCGAGAGCGTCGTCCTGGGCGGAACTCACCAGGAGCGGGACTACAACACTCAGGTCTGCCAGCAGGACAAGCGGCTGATTGTGGGTGGCTGTCGGCGGTTTGTCCCGGGTCTGGCGCACACGGACACCCTCTTCGACTGGGTGGGTCTGCGGCCGGGTCGCACTCAACTCCGGCTGGAGGCCGAGCGCCGCGGCCGAAAGCTCCTCATCCACAACTACGGACACGGCGGCAGCGGGGTCACTTTGTGCTGGGGCTGCGCGGACGATGTCCTAGAAATCCTATTGGCATCCCAGAACTGTTCCAAGTTGTAG